One window of the Betaproteobacteria bacterium genome contains the following:
- the ftsB gene encoding cell division protein FtsB — translation MKYLPHTLIALIVAIQYPLWLGKGSWLKVWEFSRQVDQQKAKNIQLATRNAGLDAEVRDLKQGIDAVEERARVELGMIKSDEVFYQVVEKPSVVTPASGTTK, via the coding sequence GTGAAATACCTGCCCCACACGCTCATCGCGCTTATCGTTGCCATCCAGTACCCGCTCTGGTTGGGCAAAGGAAGCTGGCTGAAGGTGTGGGAGTTTTCACGGCAAGTCGATCAGCAGAAAGCCAAGAACATTCAGCTGGCCACCCGCAACGCGGGCCTGGACGCCGAGGTTCGCGACCTGAAGCAAGGCATTGATGCGGTCGAGGAACGCGCGCGGGTCGAGCTCGGCATGATCAAATCTGACGAAGTTTTCTATCAGGTGGTCGAAAAGCCCTCCGTCGTGACACCCGCATCAGGCACGACGAAATGA
- a CDS encoding MmcQ/YjbR family DNA-binding protein has protein sequence MNVAAVKKFCAALPGATGDIKWGIDQVYSIGGKMFCVAHVDQKGLPTVGFKVDDDLFLSYTDRAGFIPAPYLARAKWVQVIDLKKVPDAELKLLIKRSHELVGMKLTKKCRSELGIG, from the coding sequence ATGAACGTTGCCGCCGTCAAGAAATTCTGCGCGGCCTTGCCTGGCGCAACCGGTGACATCAAGTGGGGCATCGATCAGGTGTATTCGATCGGCGGCAAGATGTTCTGCGTTGCGCATGTTGATCAAAAGGGATTGCCCACTGTCGGCTTCAAGGTCGACGACGATTTATTCTTGTCCTATACGGATCGCGCCGGCTTTATTCCCGCACCGTATCTGGCGCGCGCGAAATGGGTACAGGTGATCGACCTGAAAAAAGTCCCGGACGCGGAGCTGAAATTGCTGATCAAGCGATCACATGAGTTGGTCGGCATGAAGCTGACGAAGAAATGCCGGTCGGAACTGGGTATCGGCTAA